From the Chryseobacterium sp. G0201 genome, the window GCAGTTTTTGCAGCGCAATTTGCGTTCGCACAGTTTAAGCAGACACCTTTACCATATGCATACAATGCGTTGGAAGGTTCTATTGATGCGCAAACGATGGAGATCCATTATTCAAAGCATGCGGCTGCGTATGTTGCTAATTTGAATAAAGCAATTGCGGGAACCCCACAGGAAAAACAAACCTTATTTCAGATTCTTTCTCAGGTTTCTAAATCGACTCCTGCAGTAAGAAACAACGCGGGTGGACACTATAACCACGAGCTTTTCTGGACGATGCTTACGCCTGAAAAAAATACGCAACCTTCAGCAAAATTAGCGAAAGCAATTACGGAAAGCTTCGGAAGTATGGATGCTTTCAAAGAAAAAATGGGCAAAGCAGGAGCAGATCGTTTCGGTTCCGGATGGGCTTGGCTTTCTGTTGATAAAAACGGAAAATTATTCGTTTCTTCAACGCCAAATCAGGATAATCCTTTGATGGATGTTGTAGAAGAAAAAGGAACTCCGATCTTAGGAATTGATGTTTGGGAACATGCTTATTATTTGAAATATCAAAACAAAAGAGCAGATTATCTTGCAGCGATCTGGAATGTGCTAAACTGGAAATCAGTGAGCCAAAGATATGAAGATGCAGTAAGCAAGAAATAATTCATGAACTTAATTTGCAGCATATTTCTCACTTTATTTGTGGTATTCAGACCTCTGGTACCATTGGTGGAGTATGCTGTAAATTATGATTATATCGCGAATGTTCTGTGTATCAACAAAAGCAAACCCGAGCTTCACTGTAACGGAAAATGTTACCTGAGCAAAGAGCTTGCAAAAACCAATAATACCGATTCTTCGCCTTTAAACAAAACAAAAAATTCAGGACAGAAATTATTGGATATTTATATTCTTCCTGACATTGCAGAAATTCAAAATACAGAGAAAATATCTCTCTTTAATTTCAAATTTTCTTATAAAACAGAATATTCTTTTCTGTTTTTATATTCTATTTTCAGACCTCCGGTTTTTAGTGTATAATCTTATCTATTTGGGCGATCCCCTTTCCCTGGCTTTTCTACCCGCTCGGGTCGGGCTGTCCACTCATATCTTTTTTTAGATCCTTCCTTACGTCAGAATCTAAAAAAAGGATAACCGCTTCCATCCCTATCGCGATGGGCGTATCAACATATTATAACACTAAAAAATCAACAATGAAAATTTATAAATTTTTATCATTATTCTGTATTGCCATTACTGTATTCACCTTAACTTCTTGTCGAAATAATGACGACGATGATTCAACCAATGAAACTCCGGGAAATCTTCAGATAAAATTTGAAAACGGGTTTAATAATCTGGGAGATATTGTTTTAAATCAAACCACGCAAACTTCTTCGCAAGGACAAAAACATCAGTTTTCTGCGCTAAAATATGTGGTGAGCAACATCAGTTTATTCGATGAAAACGGAAACGAATTTAAATATAATGAAAATAATCCTGATAAAGGTGCTTTTATCGTAGACCAAGCCGACGCGGTAGCCGGAATTATTTATCTTAACCTAAATGGAGTTCCAAAAAACAATTATAAAAAAATAAAATTCGGATTGGGAATCAGTCAAAAAGCTTATCTGTTGGGACAAGACGGACAGGCAGAATTCTGGAATAAAGCCAAGCAGAAAGGAATGTCATGGTCTTGGGCAGCCGGCTATGTTTTCGTAAAACTGGAAGGGAAATACGGAACAAGTTCTCCTGTTACAGAGTTTATGAACCACACCGGAAACATGGGAAATACAACAGCAAATAATACACCCGATCTTTACCGAGAAGTTACGTTGAATCTTCCGACTACAGCAAGAGTTACGAGTAAAATTACGCCGTCCATTCATATTCTGGCAGATCTTAATCAATATCTGAGTGGAGAAACTCCGCTTACTTTGACTTCTACCAATGACATGATGATGGGCTCTAGTCAGCATTTGGTGAGCGTAACAAACAATTTAACGAAGATGTTTAAAGTAGATCACGTTCACAATGATTAAAATAATTAAAACGGGGATTATTCTTTTCTCTTTTCTAAATATTGTGTCGTGTTCTGATGAGGTAATTGAGCCGTTGGAAAAAGACGAAGCCTACAACTTGGAGTTTCCTTCCTATTTTTCTGAATTGACTTTTGATCAATCAGGAAATCCAATTACGAAAAAAGGAGTAGAGCTGGGACGAAAATTATTCTATGAAGGCAGACTTTCACGAAACAATACCATTTCATGTGGCTTCTGTCATATTCAGGAAAATGCATTTACCCATCACGGTCACACAGTAAGTCATGGTGTTGATGATCGAATTGGAATCAGAAATGCTCCGGCGATTCAGAATATGGCATTTTTAAAACGATATATGTGGGACGGAGTCATTCATAATCTCAACGAACAACCCATTATTCCCATCACAGATGCGAATGAAATGGATAGTTCGATGCCTGAAGTAATTTCAAAATTAAGCGCAGATTCTAAGTATAAAAAACTTTTCAAATCAGCGTATGGCGATGAAAGTATCACAGGGGAAAGGGTGTTAAAAGCGTTGTCACAATTTATGGCGACGATGATTTCTGCAGATTCAAAGTATGACAGATTTAAGCAAGGAAAAGAAAATTTCACCTCAGAAGAAACTCAGGGAATGAATTTATTTCAGCAGAAATGTGCTTCCTGCCACAGTGGAGAATTATTTACAGATGAAAGTTTCAGAAATACAGGAATGTATTACAATACGCAATTCAAAGATGCCGGACGATATCGAGTGACGCTTGATCAAAATGATTGGATGAAATTCCGTGTTCCAAGTTTGCGAAATATTGAATATACTGCCCCGTACATGCATGACGGAAGATTTTACACACTAAATGCAGTACTTAATTTCTATTCAGATAATGTGGAAGATAATCCTAATCTTGATCCTCAATTAAAACAAAACGGACATGTCGGAATTGCGATGAACGATCAGGAAAAGATTTTTATTATCGCCTTTTTGAAAACACTGTCTGATAAAAACTTCATTTCAAATCCAAAATTTGCTGAGTAAACATGAAAAGAATAATTTTAATAATAAGCTTGATTTTATGTAATTTATTTCAGGCTAAAACAATCGGTGATAGTCTTTATATTCCTACTGATTTTAATGAAATGGTTTTTGATGATTGCGATGCCTGCGGATGCGCTGCAGGAAACGGTTCTTCTGGTTTTGAGTCTTTATTAAATCCACAATTTATAGGGATTAAATATTTTGCACAACATTATAAAGCGAAAGAGAATCTATTTGTAAAGGATTTATCGCAAGATCAATATTTCAATACCATTCAACTTTGGGGGAAAATTCCTTTAACTAAAAAGCTAAGTGTGTATGCGAGTTTACCATTTCATTTTCATGAAAAGAAAACAATGCAGGGTGATATAAAGATTAATGGAATTGGAGATTTAAATCTAATGGGAATTTATCAGTTGATCAATTCAAAAGATAATATTCATCAATTAAATGGAGGAATTGGAGTAAAAGTTCCGCTGGGAAAATTTGATGAAAAAGGAATCACAGGAGTTAATCCAAGTTTTCAGTTAGGAACAGGAAGCTGGGATTATCAGATGGTTTTGAATTACAAATTTCAGAAAAATAAAGTTGCTGTTCTTTTAAACACAGATTATACCATTAAAACAGAGAACAAAAAGCATTATGATTTTGGAAACCAATGGAATTATTCTGCTACTGGATTCTATCAATTTATCGCCAATGAAAAAGTAATTTTTTCAGGAAAAGCAGGAATGCAGGGAGAAGTTTATGATCGAAATAAACAGTTTCGTGAAGATTTACCCAATACCGCAGGAAGTGCTTTGTATGGAAAATTGGGTTTTGAAGCCTCTTATAAAAAGTTTAGTCTTGGAAGTGAAGTCATGCTTCCTGCGTATTCTAATTTGGTAGGAGGTGATATTGAAGCAAAATCCCGATTGAGTGTTTTTATCAATTTTGGGATTTAAATAAATAATGGTGGCTTCGAGAGCCTCAGCCACCAACTGTGTACTCAATTTATAAAACCCCGGTGACTGAGGTTCTCGAAGTCACCGGGGTTTATCGTTAAAAAAATCCATAAGCTTCATCAAATCAATTTTAATTGATTTCTTTTTTGCTCCTTAAAAATATTCACAACTGAAAATTAAACTTTGCGTTAAAAAAATTCCGTTATTAAAATTAAAAATTGTTTTAATTAATTGAATATCATGCAATTAATTAAAATATTGTATCTGCCAATAATTTTCTATCTTTGCCGAAATCTGGTGAGCCATAAAAAGCGCTTAAAAGGGAATTCGGTGTAAATCCGGAACAGACCCGCTGCTGTAAGCTCCACAAAAAAGTTTTTGAAAATTATATCCACTGTTTTTTATAATGGGAAGGATTTCAAAAATGGAGTAAGTCAGAAGACCTGCCAGAAGATTTAACGTTTGACGCTTTCGTGGAATAAAGCTTAGGACAACAATGATTCTGTGCAGTTATATTGCTGTGCTTTTCATTGCTGCATTCTTATATCCATTAGCGTTATTATTTTCAAAGAGCTAATGGTATCAAAATTTACTTCCGGATTTTATAAAGTTATTATCACAATTTTTGTGCTAACGGCTCAATTATACTTTTCTCAAACCAAGAAAGACAGTATAAAAGAGAAATCGATCAAGGCTGTCAATATTTACAAAAAGAATTTTAAAGAAATTCTTCCAGCGCAAACGCTTTCGGGAGAACAATTGGAAAGACTAAACAGCCAGTCGGTTGCTGATGCATTGCGTTATTTTTCCGGAGTTCAGATTAAAGATTACGGTGGAATTGGAGGAATGAAAACCATCAATATCCGAAGTTTGGGAAGTCAGCATGTCGGAGTTTTTTATGATGGAATTCAATTGGGAAATGCACAAAATGGCTTAGTAGATCTGGGACGATTTTCTTTAGATGATATTGAAGAAATTTCACTGTATAACGGACAAAAAAGCGAAATTTTTCAACCTGCGAAAGATTTCGGGTCATCAGGATCTATTTATCTTCAGCCGAAAACGCCAAGTTTTAAAGGAAATCAAAAAACAAATTTAGTTATTAGACTAAAAAATAGTTCTATAGAGCTTTTTAATCCTTCATTTCGTTTAGAGCAGAAAATTTCGGATAAGGTTTCTGCAAGTTTTAGTTCAGAATTTATACAGAGTGATGGTGTTTATAAATACAGATACTCGAGAAAATATCCTGACGGAGCCATTGCTTATGACACGATTTTTAAAAGATTTGATTCTGATATCAGAGCAAAACGTTTTGAAACAAGCATTAATGGAATTGTAAATAACGGAAGCTGGAATGTAAGAGGTTACGGCTATTTATCAAACCGAGGGATTCCCGGAGCTATTGTCAACAACCGTTTTGATGCTAGAGGGCAAAGAATGGTTGATGAAAATTATTTTGTTCAGGCTAATTTCAGAAAAAAGATCTTTCCCAAATTTGAAACACAGTTAAAAGCTAAATTTGCCTACGATTATACTCAATATGTAGATACGGTTTCTTCGATTAAGATTCAGAATCAATATATCCAGAGGGAGTTATATCTTTCTTCGTCAAATCTGTATTCCATTACTCCAAATTGGGATGTGAGTGCAAGTGTAGACTTTCAGTATAATACGCTGGATGCTGATATGAAACTATTTTCTTATCCTACCCGTTATACTTCGCTTGTGGCTTTTGCGACGACTTATCAATGGAACAGATTCAAATTTTTAGGAAGTGTTTTGGGAACTTTTATCCATGAAGAAGTAGAGCTTAATACCAAATCTCCTGACAAGACAGAATGGACACCGGCTGCATTTTTAAGCTATCAGCCTTTTGATTCTAAAGATTTTACGGTACGAGGTTTCTATAAACGTATTTTCAGGATGCCAACTTTCAATGATCTGTATTACACTTTAATTGGAAGTTCTTCTTTAAGACCCGAATTTACAGAGCAGTACGATCTTGGCTTCACCTATCAGAAATTCTACGACAATAATAATTTCTTTAAAGGCTTTTATGTAAAAGTGGACGGTTATTTCAATCAGGTTAAGGATAAAATTATTGCTTCTCCTAATGGAAGTATGTTCCGATGGACGATGCAGAATCTTGATTATGTTGAAATTTTGGGTGCAGATGTCAATATTCAGGCAGAACTGCAGGTCGGAAAAGTAAAAATAAAACCATTATTAAGCTATACTTATCAAAGTGCAAGAGATTTTTCTGACAGGGAAGAATCTTTCTTTGGAAATCAGATTCCTTACACACCTTGGCACAGCGGAACATTTACTTTAATGGCGGATTATAAAGATTGGGCTTTTAATTACAGTTTTATATATGTTGGAGAGCGTTACGATATTAATCAGAACAATATTGCTTTTAATCATATACAGCCTTGGTATACGCACGATTTATCGATACAGAAAAAATTCAATTGGAAATCTCATCAATTTAAAGCAAGTTTTGAAGTGAATAATGTTTTGAACCAATACTACGAAGTTGTCCTAAGTTACCCGATGCCGGGGAGATTTTTTAAACTTATTCTTAGTTATACATTATGAAAAAATTAAACTTTTCTCTGCTGTTGTTTGTATTTGTCTTTCTGGTTTCATGCCGTACAGACGAATACATCATCCGTGAAGAGCAGGAAAATCTGGCTCAGCCCGAAAATACTGTGATCAAAGGTTTTTATCTTTTGAATGAAGGAAATATGGGAACCAATAAAGCCACGCTCGATTTCTTTGATTATACAACAGGAACTTATCGCAGGAATATTTATGGAGAGATCAATCCTACCGTCATAAAGGAATTGGGAGATGTTGGAAATGATATTCAGATCTATGGCGGTAAAATGTATGCGGTGATCAATGTTTCCAATAAAATTGAGGTGCTGGATGCGAAAACCGCAAAGCGTATCAAAACCATTCAATTAGAAAATTGCAGATATATCACTTTTAAAAACGGAAAAGCCTACGCATCAAGTTACGCCGGCCCTGTTTCCCTTGATCCGAATGCGCCTTTGGGTAAAGTAGCGGAGATCGATACGGTTTCTCTTTCCATCCAAAGAGAAGTGACGGTTGGATATCAGCCTGAAGAAATGGAAATTATAGGAAATCAACTTTATGTAGCCAATTCCGGAGGGTATAAGTATCCAAATTACGACAGAACCGTTTCTGTGGTTAATCTTTCGACATTTAAAGAGACGAAGAAAATAGATGTTGCGATTAATCTTCATCATATCAAAAAAGATAATTACGGTGATTTGTATGTGACTTCAAGAGGTGATTATTATACAATTCCGTCGAGTCTGTATTTGGTTGATCCGATTACGGGAGCTGTGAAGAAAGATTTTCATATCGGAATAAGTGAGATGACGATCGTTAATGACAAACTCTATTATTACGGAAACGAATTCAATTACAACACCCATACCTACAAAAAATCTTTCGGAATTATTGATGTTAAAACAGAGCAGATTATTTCCAATAAAGTGATCGATCAGGAATATGTAGATTTAATCAAAACACCTTACGGAATTGCCGTAAACCCAATCACAGAAGACATTTACATTACAGACGCAAGAAATTATGTTTCCACAGGATTTGTGTATTGTTTCGATAAAAACGGCCATTTCAAATGGAAAACCGAAGGCGGAAATATCCCCGCACATTTCACTTTTTTATATAAATAAATTACCCAAAATATGGATAAAAATATTTTAAAAATTTTAAAAACCACATTCTTTGCTTTTCTTCTTATAGGCATTATAGGTTGTAAAAGCGATAATGATGAAGAAGTAAACAATGACAATTCTTCTTTTGAAGGGCTGAAGGAAAACTACACGATTGATCGTTTCAAAGTTTTAAACATTGCCCCGAAATTGAACGGAAAACTAACATGGAGTATCAATGATTCTATTATTTCTGAAAATTCTGAATTGGATTTTATCAGTCCTGTTGTAAAAATTTATCCTTTAAAATTAAAAGTTGAAAACAACGGAACGGTAAAAACATACACTTCTTCAATATCTGTAAACCACGAAGCAGGAACTTACAGCAAATATATTTCTAATGTATTTGATTTTCGTCCGGCGGTAGGGCAGTTTATCAACGAAATTCCGGAATATCTCTCGGGAAATACCGCAAATGATATGATCGAAAAAGCCAAAGAATCTTTAGTTGGAGGAAATTCTACCATGATCACACTCGGCGGTTACGGAGGATATGTTGTTTTTGGTTTCGATCATACAATTCCGAATATGAACGGAAGAGATTTTAAGGTTCTTGGAAATGCTTTCTTCGGAAATGAAGCCAATCAGCCTCGTTCAGGCTCTTGCGAACCGGGAATTATCATGGTGGCCTACGACAGAAACAAAAACGGAAAACCCGATGACAACGAATGGTACGAGATCGCCGGAAGCGAATATTTTAAAAATACAACTGCTAAAAACTATAGTATCACTTATTTCAAACCCAACGAAAATAAGCCACCTGTTCCCGGAACTGAATTTTGGCAGACTGATGTTGAGTACATTAAATGGCAGGACACTCTTGGGAATGTAGGATTTAAAACAAGAAACACCTTCCATGCACAAAGTTATTATCCTTTGTGGATCAATGATACTTCTTACAGTTTTACAGGAACCAGACTTCAGAGTAATTTTTACGATCAAAGCGGAACAGGAGCTTACTGGGTAGGGAAGTCTTATGATTACGGTTATGCAGATAATGCTCCGAATAATGATGAAGCATCCAATATTGATATTTCCTGGGCAGTTGACCAAAACGGAAATTATGTAAAACTTCCAGGGATAGATTTTGTGAAAGTGTATACAGGTACCAATCAGGAAGCAGGCTGGCTTGGAGAAGTTTCTACAGAGGTTGCGGGAGCTTATGATTTACATTTAAATTAAAAAATTTAACAATAAAATATTTAAACTAATTAAAAATGAAAAAGTTTTATCTTTTAACGATACTTTTTCTGTTTGCATTTTTTACAAATGCTCAGATAAAAGTACAGGGAGTGCCCCGAAATGATATTCAGCAGAATATTACGACTCAAAATCAGACAAACAATACGACTTTAACATTTGCTGATGTTCAATATTGGGTAGGAACAGGAACAAACCAAGCCGCGTTTGTTGTACAATGGAACGACAGTAAAAATCCAGATGCATTAGTTTGGGGATTTAGATGGAACGGAAATGCGACAGGTGAAGACATGCTGAAGGCTATTGCAAAAGCAGATCACAGATTCTATTCTTTGCTGTATCAGGGAACACAGTTCGGTTCGGCGGTTGGCGGACTTGGTTTTGATCTAAATGGAGCAAACACAAACGCTCTTTATAAAAACGCAAATGTTACCTATCCTTATTACCCTGTAGACGGAATTGTAAACACTACAGCCTACGATTTTGATGATTATACTGCCGCAGATGCTGCAGATCACTGGTCTTCAGGATGGACAACCAACGGATATTGGTCGTATTGGGTAAAAGATCCTACTGATGCAGATTTCGGATACTCAGGAGTTGGAGCTTCAACCCGTGCTTTAGTAAACGGATCTTGGGATGTGTGGAATTTTAATGCAGGATTTTCAGATTTCCCTATTTCTTCGACAATGACTGCGGTTTCACCTTATATTTCTTCAACTAACTTCACCAACGGATATTTTATCGTGAATGAAGAATGGTTTGGTCACACCAATGGTTCTGTAAATTTTGTTGATAACAACGGAAACGTTAATTACCGTGTGTACAGCAATGCGAATAACAATCAGGCTTTTGGAGCAACGACGCAGTACGGAACAATTTACGGAGATAAATTTTACTTTATTTCAAAACAGGCTGCTGACGGTGGAGATACTCAATACACACCTGGAGGAAGATTAGTTGTTGCGAATGCTTCAACAATGCAGAAGATTGCTGGATTTAATAATATCGGCGGTGGAGATGGAAGATCTTTTGTTGGTGTGAATGAGCATAAAGGTTATATCGGAGCTTCAAACGGAATTTATACATTTAATATTGATAATTTATCGGTTGGAAATTTAATTCCTACAACCGGAGGAGGAAGCCAATACGCGGGACAGATCGGAAACATGATCCGTAGTTCACAATATGTTTTTGCGGTAAAGCAGGCTGCAGGAATTTTAGTGATCAATCCTAATACAGATACGGTTGTTACTACCATTGCAGGTTCTTTCCATTCTATTGTTCAGGCTAAAGACGGAAGTATCTGGACGGTACAGGATCAGAAAGTGGTAAATATCAACCCTGTGACTTTTGCAAAAACTGAATACGCAATCCCAACAACAAAATATATCGGATCTTGGGGAGCTTGGAATGCAGGAAGCTTTACGGCAAGTAATCAACAAAATGCTTTATACTGGATCAATTCTATCAACAGTTTCGCTTCAGGAACTCAGATCGTGAAATTTGATGTTAATACAAAAACATTTAACGAAAATTTCGCTGCAATTCCTGGACAAACAGGAACTTACAAACAGATTCCTTATGGAGCGGCTTTGCGTGTAAATCCTGTTACAGACGAGATTATTTTAAATACTACGGAAAGCGGTTACGGTGCTCATTACCAGAAAAACTGGATCCATACATTTAACAATACAGGAACTTTAACCAATACAAAAGTATTAAACGATTACTACTGGTTCCCTGCGATCACGGTTTTCCCGGATACTACGAATCCTGTGGTGAGCAATACGTTCCCTTCTCTGGTTTCTGTGAACAGTGCGACTACAATTGATCTGAAAACTGTAATTTCTGATGGTGATAACTTAGCTGCGGCTATCGTTAAATCTATCAAATCAAACAGTAATGCAGCTGTAGTTTCTGCGGTAATCAATGCTAATGAAGAGTTGGTTCTTACACCTCAAGGTTCAGGAACGGCTGATATTGTGTTAAGTTTTAATTCAAATGGTAAAGTTGTTGAAAAAACGCTTGTCGTGAATGCTACTAATTCTACTTTGGCGACTGCTGAGGTGAAAAAGCTTCAATTCGGAATTTATCCAAATCCTACAACAGATGTTTTAAATATTAAAACTCAGGATAAAGTTATGAATGCTGTGATTTTTGATCTTTCAGGTAAGATGATTAATGCGCAGATTAATAATGGACAAATTAATGTAAGTTCTCTTACAAAAGGAATGTACATCTTGAAAGTAGTAACTGATAAAGCAGTTTATCAACAAAAATTTATTAAAAACTAAATGGAGATTATAAAGATTTCTATTATTTAATAATTAGATAACGAAACCCTTTACTATTGCAGTAAAGGGTTTTTATTTTTAGCTTAAATTTTTATTTTTCTAAATTAAAGAACGAAGAAATATCTATCTTCTTTGTCATTCCGTAGGAATCTAGACAGAGCTTGTGAAAATTATTATGTTAATTACTTTGTTGAGATTCCTACGGAATGACAAACTAGCTGAATAATAAAAAAATTAAAGATTAAAACTTATTTACTCTTCTTCGTTCCTTGAATATTCGGTAAAAGAGCTGTGATAATACCCATCAAAGGTAAAAATGCACAGATCTTAAATACATACTCAATGCTTGTATCATCGGCAACTGCACCTAAAACAGCAGAGCCAATTCCGCCCATTCCGAACATGAATCCGAAGAATAATCCGGCAACCAAACCAATTTTATCAGGCATAAGATCTGTTGCGTAGACCAAAATAGCAGAAAATGCGGAAGCAATGATTAATCCGATGATAACGGCAAACGCGATCGTCCAAACTAATGAAAGATAAGGAAGACAAAGTGTAAATGGAGCAGCTCCTAAAATAGAGACCCAGATAATTTTCTTTCTGCCATATTTATCACCCAATTTTCCGCCTAAAATTGTTCCGACTGCAACTGCTGCAAGAAACATGAACAGGTACAATTGAGAATCTTTTACAGAAATATGAAATTTATCGATCAAAAAGAAGGTGAAATAATTCGTCATTGAAGCCAGATAAATGTATTTTGAAAATACTAAAGCCAATAAAATACTCACAGAAAAGATTACTTTTTTTCTTGATAACTGAATATTAACGACCAAATCTTTGTGTTTTGCTGTTTTTTTGAAGGCTAATCTTTCAGCATACCAGTTTCCGATTCTCCATAACAGGATAATTCCGATAAAAGCGGCGATAGCAAATAATCCAACATATCCTTGACCTAAAGGAAGTACAATAAGCGCAACCAACAACGGCCCGATCGCACTTCCGGAATTACCACCTACCTGAAAAATAGATTGAGCAAGTCCCTTTTGTCCACCGGAAGCAAGTTGAGCAACCCTTGAAGCCTCTGGGTGAAATATCGATGAGCCCATTCCGATCAAAGCAACTGAAATTAAAATAACATAATATTGATGAGCCGATGCTAAAAGTAAAAGTCCAGCCATTGATAATCCCATTCCGATGGCTAAAGATCTTGGATTTGGCTTTTTATCGGTATAAATTCCGACAAATGGCTGTAATATTGAAGCTGTAAGTTGAAATACCAAAGTAATAATACCTATCTGAGAAAAAGATAAGCTAAACTCGCCTTTAAGAATCGGATATAATGATGGAAT encodes:
- a CDS encoding DUF5074 domain-containing protein encodes the protein MKKFYLLTILFLFAFFTNAQIKVQGVPRNDIQQNITTQNQTNNTTLTFADVQYWVGTGTNQAAFVVQWNDSKNPDALVWGFRWNGNATGEDMLKAIAKADHRFYSLLYQGTQFGSAVGGLGFDLNGANTNALYKNANVTYPYYPVDGIVNTTAYDFDDYTAADAADHWSSGWTTNGYWSYWVKDPTDADFGYSGVGASTRALVNGSWDVWNFNAGFSDFPISSTMTAVSPYISSTNFTNGYFIVNEEWFGHTNGSVNFVDNNGNVNYRVYSNANNNQAFGATTQYGTIYGDKFYFISKQAADGGDTQYTPGGRLVVANASTMQKIAGFNNIGGGDGRSFVGVNEHKGYIGASNGIYTFNIDNLSVGNLIPTTGGGSQYAGQIGNMIRSSQYVFAVKQAAGILVINPNTDTVVTTIAGSFHSIVQAKDGSIWTVQDQKVVNINPVTFAKTEYAIPTTKYIGSWGAWNAGSFTASNQQNALYWINSINSFASGTQIVKFDVNTKTFNENFAAIPGQTGTYKQIPYGAALRVNPVTDEIILNTTESGYGAHYQKNWIHTFNNTGTLTNTKVLNDYYWFPAITVFPDTTNPVVSNTFPSLVSVNSATTIDLKTVISDGDNLAAAIVKSIKSNSNAAVVSAVINANEELVLTPQGSGTADIVLSFNSNGKVVEKTLVVNATNSTLATAEVKKLQFGIYPNPTTDVLNIKTQDKVMNAVIFDLSGKMINAQINNGQINVSSLTKGMYILKVVTDKAVYQQKFIKN
- a CDS encoding MFS transporter, which translates into the protein MDNIQTKTIDSNKIVYPILFMISFSHFLNDLIQSTIPSLYPILKGEFSLSFSQIGIITLVFQLTASILQPFVGIYTDKKPNPRSLAIGMGLSMAGLLLLASAHQYYVILISVALIGMGSSIFHPEASRVAQLASGGQKGLAQSIFQVGGNSGSAIGPLLVALIVLPLGQGYVGLFAIAAFIGIILLWRIGNWYAERLAFKKTAKHKDLVVNIQLSRKKVIFSVSILLALVFSKYIYLASMTNYFTFFLIDKFHISVKDSQLYLFMFLAAVAVGTILGGKLGDKYGRKKIIWVSILGAAPFTLCLPYLSLVWTIAFAVIIGLIIASAFSAILVYATDLMPDKIGLVAGLFFGFMFGMGGIGSAVLGAVADDTSIEYVFKICAFLPLMGIITALLPNIQGTKKSK